In Streptomonospora litoralis, one DNA window encodes the following:
- a CDS encoding UDP-N-acetylglucosamine--N-acetylmuramyl-(pentapeptide) pyrophosphoryl-undecaprenol N-acetylglucosamine transferase — protein MNSTSWDEQADTMVAGGQLDRYFRPVWDALEAMGVPYSVGRQPARDAVNVYPNNRSAYAPGSQRNDRESVGVSHGLADKGYRQQYRFFRHVLLPGPGFAEVLRRTRFPERKLHILGYPKLDPLLNHQVAGPERDDRIRVVYAPTHGGGSERWPEGNRAAPGAGATSWWHRDEVTALLDEDAFDVVTAPHPRHSPGCRATFEEYAGADVVIADGGSTIYEAWVLGIPVVLPAWLTRARNETRDSGRTLEARVYKRGLGYQADAPGELADLVRRAAGEGMRPAETEFAETIVPTELRGAGGQVWAEFLAHLEDRSRPAPSRRVPPQPRTRAATAGRR, from the coding sequence ATGAACTCCACCAGCTGGGACGAGCAGGCGGACACCATGGTCGCGGGCGGCCAGCTCGACCGGTACTTCCGGCCCGTATGGGACGCGCTGGAGGCCATGGGGGTGCCGTATTCGGTGGGGCGCCAGCCCGCCCGCGACGCGGTCAACGTCTACCCCAACAACCGTTCGGCCTACGCGCCCGGATCCCAGCGCAACGACCGGGAATCGGTGGGGGTGAGCCACGGGCTCGCCGACAAGGGGTACCGCCAGCAGTACCGGTTCTTCCGCCACGTGCTGCTGCCGGGGCCGGGGTTCGCCGAGGTGCTGCGCCGCACCCGCTTCCCTGAACGCAAACTCCACATCCTGGGCTATCCCAAGCTCGACCCGCTTCTCAACCACCAGGTGGCCGGCCCCGAGCGCGATGACCGCATCCGGGTGGTGTATGCCCCCACCCACGGCGGCGGGTCCGAGCGCTGGCCCGAGGGCAACCGGGCCGCGCCCGGCGCGGGCGCCACCTCGTGGTGGCACCGCGACGAGGTGACCGCCCTCCTCGACGAGGACGCGTTCGACGTGGTCACCGCGCCGCACCCGCGTCACTCCCCCGGCTGCCGGGCCACATTCGAGGAGTACGCGGGCGCCGACGTGGTGATCGCCGACGGCGGCTCCACGATCTACGAGGCGTGGGTGCTCGGCATCCCGGTGGTGCTGCCCGCCTGGTTGACACGGGCCCGCAACGAGACCCGTGACAGCGGCCGGACTCTGGAGGCGCGGGTGTACAAGCGCGGGCTGGGCTACCAGGCCGATGCGCCCGGCGAGCTGGCCGATCTGGTGCGGCGCGCCGCCGGCGAGGGCATGCGCCCAGCTGAGACGGAGTTCGCCGAGACCATCGTTCCCACCGAGCTGCGCGGCGCCGGCGGGCAGGTGTGGGCGGAGTTCCTCGCCCATCTGGAGGATCGCTCCCGGCCCGCGCCGTCGCGCCGGGTGCCGCCGCAGCCGCGCACCCGCGCCGCCACCGCAGGGCGGAGGTGA
- a CDS encoding FkbM family methyltransferase, which translates to MTRPVLQITAHGARVRMRDTGGKISRCMRRGVPYERPLLEHIYQQRFTGVAVDAGANIGNHTLWFSQVCGLDVVAFEPLHHELLAEHVRMNRAQKRVRIETVALGDHTSTATHVGKGRLDPDASAEPSAEPDVAAGQWIGSGANLPVRTLDSYQLPDVDVIKADIEGMEAMMLAGARATIRRHRPVVFAEEWGRPEHEAIASVLHPLGYALTRRFSGKGSRTPVGRWDYTAGGAR; encoded by the coding sequence ATGACCCGACCAGTACTGCAGATCACCGCGCACGGGGCGCGGGTGCGCATGCGCGACACCGGCGGCAAGATCTCGCGCTGCATGCGGCGCGGTGTGCCCTACGAGCGTCCGCTGCTGGAGCACATCTATCAGCAGCGCTTCACCGGTGTGGCGGTGGACGCCGGCGCCAACATCGGCAACCACACGCTCTGGTTTTCCCAGGTGTGCGGGTTGGACGTGGTCGCGTTCGAGCCGCTGCACCATGAGCTGCTGGCCGAGCACGTCCGGATGAACCGCGCCCAGAAACGGGTGCGGATCGAAACGGTGGCGCTGGGCGACCACACCAGCACCGCGACCCATGTCGGCAAGGGCCGCCTGGACCCCGACGCCTCGGCCGAACCCAGCGCCGAGCCCGACGTGGCCGCCGGGCAGTGGATCGGCTCTGGTGCGAACCTGCCCGTGCGCACCCTGGACAGCTACCAACTGCCGGACGTGGACGTGATCAAGGCCGACATCGAGGGGATGGAGGCGATGATGCTGGCGGGGGCACGGGCCACGATCCGCCGGCACCGTCCGGTGGTCTTCGCCGAAGAGTGGGGCCGGCCCGAGCACGAAGCGATCGCGAGCGTCCTGCACCCGCTGGGCTACGCCTTGACGCGGCGCTTCTCGGGCAAGGGCTCCCGGACTCCGGTGGGACGGTGGGACTACACGGCAGGAGGCGCCCGGTGA
- a CDS encoding glycosyltransferase family 32 protein codes for MIPRLIHRIWLDDPMPDQVAANGREWARLHPDWTVVNWQATSALPPLANQDTFDQAAAYYPADWKRFRADLVRLEILRELGGVYADTDTVPRRSLDPLLQERSCVVAYSPQHIRGEHPITNCVMAAAPNHSFIGDLVDQLPDALAAYGHRPLAQSIGPWHLTRTYQRRFRDDVIVLDSEDMFGDQGWVEHYWNNGRRRRGEATW; via the coding sequence ATGATCCCCCGGCTTATCCACCGCATCTGGCTGGACGACCCCATGCCTGACCAGGTCGCCGCCAACGGCCGGGAGTGGGCCCGGCTGCACCCCGACTGGACCGTGGTCAACTGGCAGGCCACCAGCGCGCTGCCGCCGCTGGCCAACCAGGACACCTTCGACCAGGCCGCCGCCTACTACCCGGCCGATTGGAAACGCTTCCGCGCCGACCTGGTGCGCCTTGAGATCCTGCGGGAGCTGGGCGGGGTCTACGCCGACACCGACACGGTGCCGCGCCGCAGCCTGGACCCGCTCCTGCAGGAGCGCAGCTGCGTGGTGGCCTACAGCCCGCAGCACATCCGCGGCGAGCACCCGATCACGAACTGCGTCATGGCCGCCGCCCCGAACCATTCCTTCATCGGCGACCTCGTCGACCAGTTGCCGGACGCGCTCGCCGCCTACGGGCACCGCCCTCTCGCTCAATCCATCGGGCCGTGGCACCTGACCCGCACCTACCAGAGGCGGTTCCGGGACGACGTGATCGTGCTCGATTCCGAGGACATGTTCGGCGACCAGGGGTGGGTGGAGCACTACTGGAACAACGGGCGGCGCCGTCGCGGGGAGGCGACATGGTGA
- a CDS encoding class I SAM-dependent methyltransferase, whose translation MTTRTSVIDAGVVTEWARSKRHTGQTELSACRRLRALAASVPSGQAIVELGVYRGRATGWLLLGAQEGHGAHVTAVDPWGMRRDHYSPYSGTYSHPATYQAFKSHMDRIDAGPEVLTVKRGYARTTGAKWRGPAVGLLVHDAEHTGAAVAADLQAWVEHLADDAAVVVHGAAEPGVVAATARVLGTGYTAGWRYTGPDGWSYDEPVLIPWTRRPGRRGLVVAHRDPALLRPATPAVEDDPGGEEEAAPADEGPQQPEPADGDTGQGQAGSGREDEPEDAWS comes from the coding sequence ATGACGACGAGGACGAGCGTGATCGACGCCGGGGTGGTGACCGAGTGGGCGCGCAGCAAGCGCCACACCGGGCAGACGGAGCTGTCGGCGTGCCGCCGGCTGCGGGCCCTGGCCGCCTCCGTGCCCTCCGGCCAGGCGATCGTGGAGCTGGGCGTCTACCGGGGGCGGGCCACCGGGTGGCTGCTCCTCGGGGCGCAGGAGGGCCACGGGGCCCACGTCACCGCCGTCGACCCGTGGGGGATGCGCCGCGACCACTACAGCCCCTACTCCGGCACCTACAGCCATCCCGCCACCTACCAGGCGTTCAAATCCCACATGGACCGCATCGACGCCGGCCCGGAGGTGCTGACCGTCAAGAGGGGCTATGCCCGCACGACAGGAGCCAAGTGGCGCGGTCCCGCGGTCGGGCTGCTGGTGCACGACGCCGAACACACCGGCGCGGCCGTCGCGGCCGACCTGCAGGCATGGGTGGAGCACCTGGCCGACGACGCCGCAGTGGTCGTGCACGGCGCCGCCGAACCCGGCGTGGTGGCCGCGACAGCGCGTGTGCTGGGCACCGGCTACACCGCCGGGTGGCGCTACACCGGCCCCGACGGGTGGTCCTACGACGAGCCGGTGCTGATCCCGTGGACGCGGCGGCCCGGCCGCCGCGGCCTGGTGGTGGCCCACCGCGACCCCGCCCTGCTGCGGCCCGCAACGCCGGCCGTCGAGGACGATCCCGGTGGTGAGGAGGAGGCGGCGCCCGCCGATGAGGGCCCGCAGCAGCCGGAGCCGGCCGACGGCGACACCGGGCAGGGGCAGGCCGGCAGCGGCCGCGAGGACGAACCGGAGGACGCGTGGTCATGA
- a CDS encoding alkaline phosphatase D family protein: MSVEWVWAGAGTDTSIWVRGKVTGSSTRLAVSTDPGLASPLFFGPVAPTAEGVVSIEATGLATDTRYYYAVEDDSVLDTAFSGTFRTHPLVGEPASFVVGAAGDAGLTGNGDDSHIVDGVSNHPVFDTMRDRALAEEWVQFVHLGDAHYRNIAVNDHALYRDAFADLLTYNGTLGAQARQGRFFRDVGMAYVWDDHDYGPNNSDSTHLGRQAAAEVYREIVPHYPLAVGGASATNAPIAQAWQIGRVQFLACDVRWARDPNSVLDTDPGSPKTMLGVPQKIWMEQVLRNSSAKALVLVMPSLWLSDQGHTRDAGIAYSGADYSRDSFRMFRRDRQELVELLGDTGWLERMVMLQADKHALSISSGPNNPWGGFPLFMLGSLDAAHAALPEGQYDQGQSTGRDRYGTLRIVDSGHTIALHATGYIGDTVWRTYTGYAHVAPHVVALDYAAGQTFEPLSPVDDDQQLSNDVTAERSDGGEHRVEQTTGPLGTAEPPAGVGRYSDSVTVNVYSDDQLADQAGWRVHKGTVDQARYPQLHSNLTNRRMVDLRDALAGVDAGDQIHITNPPPWLPPEAITAAVEGYDETITTHEWHLEYNASPAAISEVAETSGELVLNSEHSFEVYAYGWESTGSTIYHSRVRAYRGSGSLVQVPDGTSEVARVRTRWENSPRVHAGTEYHFGVWAYSTTGHDVDMSIEWFDVDGTYLGFPFILLATPTPVEEWTYLQGSSVAPEGAWRLRVNINQRPTPADTDLLWLDEAVLSDGTEAGPNRPNRADTSGSALVEAIGAEDTQVWVATVQDEYGGSRWINADGATATHATEFPFDVRAGGEVMRVTHAQPAAWDLFRNSRGANTWGTSESGTPWAETAVPDTNLGVDAVDHYGYIQLNAGLTTLRTQLLDPGVAVGDCEVLWSIRVNQISPGGPQIGGLVLRHTGADDFYQLRVHFSHLGAVNLSVARGETQIDSGHVTAPPLAYDANAGVDSRIWVRTRIIGHRVLARVWHQRYPSGETDLGAGLDLGHMEPHHWMIDRTIPSSAGRIDAGQLGFSAVCDPAFTGTNPSFRFQLAEVVTPQSMTVQRSINTVSKDHPAGTGLSLDRSPVIGL; the protein is encoded by the coding sequence GTGAGTGTGGAGTGGGTGTGGGCCGGGGCCGGCACCGACACGAGTATCTGGGTGCGGGGCAAGGTCACCGGGTCCAGCACGCGGCTGGCCGTCTCGACCGATCCGGGCTTGGCCAGCCCGCTGTTCTTCGGGCCGGTGGCGCCCACCGCCGAGGGGGTGGTCTCGATCGAGGCCACCGGGTTGGCGACCGATACGCGTTACTACTACGCCGTGGAGGACGACAGTGTCCTCGACACCGCGTTCTCGGGGACGTTCCGCACCCACCCCCTGGTGGGGGAACCGGCGTCGTTCGTCGTGGGGGCGGCCGGAGACGCCGGCCTGACCGGCAACGGCGACGACTCCCACATCGTCGACGGCGTCTCCAACCACCCGGTGTTCGACACCATGCGGGACCGGGCGCTGGCCGAGGAGTGGGTGCAGTTCGTGCACCTGGGCGACGCCCACTACCGCAACATCGCCGTCAACGACCACGCCCTGTACCGGGACGCGTTCGCCGACCTGCTGACCTACAACGGCACCCTCGGCGCGCAGGCGCGCCAAGGCCGCTTCTTCCGCGACGTGGGCATGGCCTATGTGTGGGACGACCACGACTACGGCCCCAACAACTCCGATTCCACACACCTCGGGCGGCAGGCCGCGGCCGAGGTATACCGCGAGATCGTGCCGCACTACCCCCTGGCCGTGGGCGGGGCGTCAGCGACGAACGCGCCGATCGCCCAGGCGTGGCAGATCGGCCGAGTCCAGTTCCTCGCGTGCGATGTGCGGTGGGCCCGCGACCCCAACAGCGTGCTCGACACCGACCCCGGCTCGCCGAAAACGATGCTGGGGGTGCCGCAGAAGATCTGGATGGAGCAGGTGCTGCGGAACTCCTCCGCCAAGGCGCTGGTGCTGGTGATGCCGTCGCTGTGGCTGTCCGACCAGGGCCACACCCGCGACGCCGGCATCGCCTACTCCGGCGCCGACTACTCCCGCGACTCCTTCCGCATGTTCCGGCGTGACCGCCAGGAGCTGGTGGAGCTGCTGGGCGACACCGGGTGGCTGGAGCGGATGGTGATGCTGCAGGCCGACAAGCACGCCCTGTCCATCTCCAGCGGTCCGAACAACCCGTGGGGCGGATTTCCGCTGTTCATGCTGGGGTCGTTGGACGCGGCCCACGCCGCGCTGCCGGAGGGCCAGTACGACCAGGGCCAGTCCACCGGCCGCGACCGGTACGGCACCCTGCGCATCGTGGACTCGGGCCACACCATCGCGCTGCACGCCACCGGCTACATCGGCGACACCGTGTGGCGCACCTACACCGGCTACGCCCACGTCGCACCCCACGTCGTCGCCCTGGACTACGCCGCGGGGCAGACGTTCGAGCCGCTGTCGCCGGTCGATGACGACCAGCAGCTGTCCAACGACGTCACCGCCGAACGCAGCGACGGCGGCGAACACCGGGTGGAGCAGACCACCGGGCCGCTGGGCACAGCCGAACCCCCCGCCGGGGTGGGGCGCTACTCCGACTCGGTCACCGTCAACGTCTACTCCGACGACCAGCTGGCCGACCAGGCGGGGTGGCGGGTCCACAAGGGCACCGTGGACCAGGCGCGGTATCCGCAGCTGCACTCCAACCTCACCAACCGCCGCATGGTCGACCTGCGCGACGCGTTGGCGGGGGTGGACGCCGGCGACCAGATCCACATCACCAACCCGCCGCCGTGGTTGCCGCCCGAGGCGATCACCGCGGCCGTGGAGGGTTACGACGAGACCATCACCACCCACGAGTGGCACCTGGAGTACAACGCCTCCCCCGCGGCGATCAGCGAGGTCGCTGAAACCTCCGGGGAGCTGGTGCTCAACTCCGAGCACTCCTTCGAGGTCTACGCCTACGGGTGGGAGTCCACCGGGTCCACGATCTACCACTCGCGGGTGCGGGCCTACCGCGGGTCGGGGTCGCTGGTGCAGGTGCCCGACGGCACCTCGGAGGTGGCGCGTGTCCGCACCCGGTGGGAGAACTCCCCGCGGGTGCACGCCGGCACCGAGTACCACTTCGGCGTCTGGGCGTATTCGACCACCGGCCACGACGTGGACATGAGCATCGAGTGGTTCGACGTCGACGGCACCTACCTCGGGTTCCCGTTCATCCTGCTCGCCACCCCGACTCCGGTGGAGGAGTGGACCTACCTGCAGGGGTCCAGCGTCGCCCCCGAAGGCGCGTGGCGGCTGCGCGTCAACATCAACCAGCGCCCCACCCCGGCCGATACCGACCTGCTCTGGCTCGACGAGGCCGTGCTCTCCGACGGCACCGAGGCGGGCCCGAACCGGCCCAACCGGGCCGACACCTCAGGCTCCGCCCTGGTGGAGGCCATCGGCGCCGAAGACACCCAGGTGTGGGTCGCCACGGTGCAGGACGAGTACGGCGGGTCGCGGTGGATCAACGCCGACGGCGCCACCGCCACCCACGCCACCGAGTTCCCCTTCGACGTGCGCGCGGGCGGGGAGGTCATGCGGGTCACCCACGCCCAACCCGCGGCGTGGGACCTTTTCCGGAACAGCCGCGGCGCCAACACCTGGGGCACCAGCGAGTCCGGTACGCCCTGGGCCGAAACGGCGGTGCCGGACACCAACCTCGGTGTCGACGCCGTCGACCACTACGGCTACATCCAGCTCAACGCCGGGCTGACGACGCTGCGCACCCAGCTGCTCGACCCCGGGGTGGCGGTCGGCGACTGCGAGGTGCTGTGGAGCATCCGCGTCAACCAGATCAGCCCCGGGGGGCCGCAAATCGGCGGGCTGGTGCTGCGCCACACCGGCGCCGACGACTTCTACCAGTTGCGCGTGCACTTCTCCCACCTGGGCGCCGTCAACCTCAGCGTGGCGCGCGGCGAAACACAGATCGACTCGGGCCACGTCACCGCCCCGCCCCTGGCCTACGACGCCAACGCCGGCGTGGACTCCCGGATCTGGGTGCGGACCCGCATCATCGGGCACCGCGTCCTCGCCCGCGTGTGGCACCAGCGCTACCCGTCCGGTGAGACCGACCTCGGCGCCGGCCTCGATCTAGGCCACATGGAGCCGCACCACTGGATGATCGACCGCACCATCCCCTCCTCGGCGGGCCGTATCGACGCCGGCCAGCTCGGGTTCTCGGCCGTGTGCGACCCGGCGTTCACCGGCACCAACCCCTCGTTCCGGTTCCAGCTGGCGGAGGTCGTCACCCCCCAGTCGATGACGGTGCAGCGCTCCATCAACACCGTCAGCAAAGACCACCCGGCGGGCACCGGCCTGAGCCTCGACCGCAGCCCCGTCATCGGACTCTAA